From a single Labrenzia sp. PHM005 genomic region:
- a CDS encoding cyclopropane-fatty-acyl-phospholipid synthase family protein, with product MSGPIVLTGDNIRNELRGVPRLAQIAASLALKIRFGSLEITFPDGRIFLIHGVEPGPKGVLKIHNWRFFQMVVNGGDVGVGEAFMAGYWSSPDVTTFLEVFCINQSSTLEALQGRPLTRLLLSVRHWLNANTKRGSKRNISAHYDLGNAFYKKWLDPSMTYSSALYNSDTKDLEEAQTEKYASLIRQTGIEPGHSVLEIGCGWGGFAEHVAKTIGANVRGLTISREQYDYARERIFNAGLNEKVDIVFQDYRDEKGQFDRIASIEMFEAVGEKYWSTYFEKVSSCLKPGGKAGLQIITIQDRMFEDYRRGTDFIQRYIFPGGMLPPPEKLTEIGKSLGLDLTEQKIFGQDYARTLSEWRQRFRTAWPQISPMGFDERFKRLWEFYLHYCEAGFRAGNIDVRQMVYEKTS from the coding sequence ATGAGTGGGCCTATTGTTTTGACCGGCGACAATATCCGCAATGAGTTGAGGGGCGTGCCGCGTCTTGCCCAGATCGCCGCAAGTCTGGCGCTTAAAATCCGCTTCGGTTCTTTAGAAATCACGTTCCCGGATGGCCGCATTTTTTTGATCCACGGTGTGGAGCCTGGACCAAAAGGTGTTCTGAAAATTCACAACTGGCGTTTCTTCCAGATGGTCGTAAATGGCGGTGATGTCGGTGTTGGCGAAGCATTTATGGCCGGTTACTGGTCTTCCCCGGATGTGACGACCTTCCTGGAAGTATTCTGTATCAACCAGAGTTCGACGCTTGAAGCCCTACAAGGCCGCCCGCTCACCCGTTTGCTGCTGTCGGTCCGCCATTGGCTAAACGCCAACACTAAACGCGGCTCCAAACGCAATATTTCCGCGCACTACGATCTCGGAAACGCATTTTATAAAAAATGGCTCGATCCTTCGATGACCTACTCCTCGGCGCTCTACAACAGTGACACCAAGGATTTGGAAGAAGCTCAGACAGAAAAATATGCGTCCTTGATCCGGCAGACTGGCATTGAACCTGGCCACTCCGTTCTTGAGATCGGCTGTGGCTGGGGCGGTTTTGCCGAACATGTTGCCAAGACGATCGGCGCAAATGTTCGCGGCCTCACCATTTCCCGGGAACAATACGACTACGCCAGAGAACGGATTTTCAATGCCGGGCTGAATGAGAAAGTCGACATCGTCTTTCAGGACTATCGCGACGAAAAAGGCCAATTTGACCGGATCGCGTCGATCGAAATGTTCGAGGCGGTCGGCGAGAAATACTGGTCGACCTATTTTGAAAAAGTCTCCAGTTGCCTGAAACCTGGCGGCAAAGCCGGCCTCCAAATCATCACCATTCAAGACCGGATGTTTGAGGATTACAGGCGGGGCACCGATTTCATCCAACGTTACATTTTTCCAGGTGGCATGCTGCCGCCACCAGAGAAACTTACGGAAATCGGAAAGTCTCTCGGCCTTGACCTAACCGAGCAAAAAATCTTCGGGCAGGATTACGCCCGTACCTTGTCGGAATGGCGCCAGCGGTTCCGCACGGCCTGGCCACAGATCAGCCCCATGGGCTTTGATGAACGCTTCAAGCGCCTCTGGGAGTTTTATCTGCATTACTGCGAAGCCGGATTTAGGGCCGGCAACATCGATGTGCGCCAGATGGTCTATGAAAAGACCTCTTGA
- a CDS encoding DUF1365 domain-containing protein, giving the protein MRKGESKNRMSDNGPPPDAAMALFQGAVMHHRMKPKTHRFSYEVFNLLIDLDRLPDAARQSRIFSVNRFNLLSFHEKDHGPRDGSSLRAHIDRLMSQKGLPPADRILLLAYPRLLGYGFNPLSVYYAYGESGTLTAIVYEVRNTFGGLHTYVAPVTDGQLSDAGVRQDQKKEFYVSPFISMEQHYHFRMLPPGKDVRIRILETDDKGPLLSATFSGSHEAATTYNLLLACLRVPLVTFKVMAAIHWQAFKIWRKRVPFHKRPAKDVRDYQADRRNAPDPWQKTTHNISRGSV; this is encoded by the coding sequence ATGAGGAAAGGAGAATCCAAAAACCGGATGTCTGACAATGGGCCACCACCGGATGCGGCGATGGCACTCTTTCAAGGCGCGGTTATGCATCACAGGATGAAACCAAAAACCCACCGGTTCTCCTATGAGGTGTTCAACCTGCTGATTGATTTGGACCGGTTGCCGGACGCCGCGCGGCAAAGCCGCATCTTTTCAGTCAACCGGTTCAATCTTCTGTCGTTTCATGAAAAGGATCACGGCCCACGGGACGGCAGCAGTCTTCGCGCCCACATTGATAGGCTTATGAGCCAGAAGGGTTTGCCGCCAGCAGACCGTATTCTTTTGCTCGCTTATCCGCGCCTTCTCGGTTACGGCTTCAATCCGCTCAGTGTCTATTATGCTTACGGCGAAAGCGGCACGCTGACGGCGATCGTCTATGAAGTCAGGAACACCTTTGGCGGCCTTCATACTTATGTGGCGCCTGTCACCGATGGACAGTTGAGCGATGCCGGCGTCCGCCAGGATCAGAAGAAAGAGTTCTACGTTTCACCGTTCATCAGCATGGAGCAGCACTACCATTTCCGGATGCTGCCACCCGGTAAAGATGTCCGCATTCGGATCCTGGAAACCGACGATAAAGGGCCTCTGTTATCGGCAACCTTTTCCGGCAGCCACGAAGCTGCAACGACCTACAATCTCCTGCTCGCCTGCCTGCGTGTGCCGCTCGTTACTTTCAAGGTCATGGCCGCAATCCATTGGCAAGCCTTTAAAATCTGGCGCAAGCGTGTACCATTCCATAAACGGCCCGCAAAAGATGTAAGAGACTACCAGGCGGACCGGCGCAACGCCCCAGACCCATGGCAGAAAACGACACATAACATTTCAAGAGGTTCGGTATGA
- a CDS encoding NAD(P)/FAD-dependent oxidoreductase — translation MRIAVIGSGISGNSAAWALNAHHDIVLYEKRLRPGGHSATADIDYDGTPMSVDTGFIVYNELNYPNFTALLDHLGVGTEITDMSFALSADCGKLEWSGDSLNTVFAQRKNLLSPRFLKMLRDILRFNKQSVVDLTNGKLAGQTLGGYLEAERYSQGFINDYLLAMGAAIWSTPINEMRAYPAESFVAFFDNHRLLSLDRQLWRTVSGGSRNYVQKLIAPFENKVRLGCEVVEILRQQGKVIVRDITGHVDTFDQVILAGHSDQSLAMLGDACSEERRILSAIRYRPNEVYLHRDEDLMPKKKQVWASWNYMSDRDAGETQDVTVSYWMNRLQNLDRSKPVFVTLNPFQAPREDKTFAKYIYDHPQFDAGALAAKKQLHHIQGVNNTWFCGAWNGHGFHEDGLVSGLNVAKALGAVLPWEQQHEPYSVLEAAE, via the coding sequence ATGCGGATTGCCGTCATCGGCTCAGGGATTTCTGGAAACAGCGCGGCATGGGCGCTGAACGCCCATCACGACATTGTACTTTACGAAAAACGCTTGCGGCCCGGTGGGCACAGCGCGACGGCGGACATCGATTATGATGGGACGCCTATGTCGGTCGACACGGGTTTTATCGTCTACAACGAACTAAACTATCCCAACTTCACCGCATTGCTGGATCATCTGGGCGTTGGCACCGAGATCACCGACATGAGCTTTGCGCTCTCTGCGGACTGCGGCAAATTGGAATGGTCCGGCGACTCGCTCAATACGGTCTTCGCGCAGCGTAAAAACCTCCTGTCCCCCCGCTTTTTGAAGATGCTGCGCGATATCCTGCGTTTCAACAAGCAGTCGGTCGTAGATCTTACAAATGGCAAACTCGCAGGCCAGACGCTGGGCGGATATCTGGAGGCAGAGCGATACTCCCAAGGCTTCATCAACGACTATTTGCTCGCCATGGGTGCGGCCATTTGGTCCACGCCAATCAACGAGATGCGCGCCTACCCTGCAGAAAGTTTTGTCGCTTTTTTCGACAACCACCGCCTTTTATCTTTGGACCGTCAGCTATGGCGCACAGTTTCTGGTGGCAGCCGCAATTACGTTCAGAAACTGATCGCGCCTTTTGAGAACAAAGTCCGACTCGGCTGCGAAGTGGTCGAAATCCTTCGGCAACAAGGCAAGGTAATTGTCCGCGACATCACCGGTCATGTAGACACTTTTGATCAGGTGATCTTAGCGGGCCATTCCGATCAAAGCCTTGCCATGCTCGGCGATGCATGTTCGGAAGAACGGCGGATATTGAGTGCCATCCGCTACCGGCCGAATGAAGTCTACCTGCACCGGGATGAAGACCTCATGCCGAAAAAGAAACAAGTCTGGGCATCATGGAATTACATGTCAGACCGGGATGCTGGCGAAACCCAAGATGTAACAGTGTCCTACTGGATGAACCGGTTGCAGAACTTGGATCGCTCAAAACCGGTTTTCGTGACCCTCAATCCGTTTCAAGCACCGCGTGAAGACAAGACTTTCGCCAAATACATCTACGACCACCCGCAATTTGATGCTGGCGCTCTGGCTGCGAAAAAGCAGCTTCACCACATTCAAGGTGTCAACAACACCTGGTTTTGCGGCGCCTGGAATGGACATGGCTTTCATGAGGACGGCCTTGTATCCGGCCTCAACGTCGCAAAAGCGCTCGGTGCGGTGCTCCCGTGGGAGCAACAGCATGAGCCCTATTCAGTTTTGGAAGCTGCCGAATGA